The following is a genomic window from Methanoplanus sp. FWC-SCC4.
AAACCTTTGTCTTTAAGTGATTCCTCTATGCCTTTTCCAAGTTCACCTGACTGCATATTTTCTATTACGTAAAGAACATCTTCATAGGATTTTGGGTTTTCATTGATTCTGTCAACCATTTTCGTTGCTGAATATTTTCCTCCCATGTAAAAATCAGGTGCATAATAATCAACAACATCAAGACCAAGCCAGTTTTCTGCTGCATTTTTCTGCCAGAGCATTGATATGGCCTTCTGTCCGGGAATTAGATCCTTTTCTTCCGGAGTCATTTTGCCAGCTTCATCAATTCTGGCAATATAGGATTCATGCATTTTATTGTAATAATCCGTGTTTTCCGGATCTGCCTGAATAAGCCAGTCTTTTACTTCTGTTGCAAGATTTTTTGCATTTTCGGGAGTATTCCATGTCATATCCGGATTATTTAATGTAACCCATTCGGGTTTGGTGTAACCGTTTGCATTCATGAAATCGTCCACAAAAGGCATTACATACTGCCTGTCAACCGAACTGTTATGGGCAACGAAAAGATCCGCAGAACTGATAAATTCCTTCTCTATCTGAATCCTGTTAGGAATAATATCTCCCTGCACATGTGGACAGACTGCCGGATCGGCAAGATATATGACTTTTACATTGGAACCGCCGATGCTTTGCACTGGATCCCATAAAACACTGGTCGTTGAGACCACATTCAATGCACTGCATGGCAGAACAATAGCAAAAAATATTGCAAAAATAACGATAAAAGGTTTGCAATCCATATTATGAAATAATTTTAAAAAAGTATTAAATTTTTCTATATGAAATTTTTCTTTTCCGAGAAAATATTACTGCAATCACAAAAATAACACTGAACATAACTGCCGTAAGAGGACCCACCGGAAGCGAATATTCAAGTCCTGCGACTGCACCGGAGACACTTATTACAGATGCCACTATTGGTGCCATTATGAAAAGTCCTTTCACGTCAAACATAAACTGGTATGCAATCGCTGCTGGAGTAATCAGCCAGACATACAATAAAAGCCCGCCTACAATATTCAGACTTAATGAAACTGAGAATGCAATCATAAAAAGTAGTGCATAATATATTGGTTTCACTCTGATTCCTGCTGCTTCTGCGATCTTTTTGTCAAAAATAATCGCAGATATCTCTTTGTAAAAAATTATTACAAAAATAACAGCTGCAAGAGATATCAAAGCAAGAGCATAGATTTCCTCCCGGTAAAGTGAGATTACATCTCCGAAAAGAAGTGAATTTGCATTAAAACCTTTTCCCATATACTGCATATAAGCGATAAAAAATACCGCAACAGCCATGAGCATTCCAAATAAAACTCCAAGGATTGTGTCTTCAGGCATTTTTGCCCTGTCCGAAAGGGGCCCTATTAAAAGTGCGATAAGTATGCTTGCAGCAATAGCAGAAATGCCCGGGTTAAATCCAAAAAACATACCACATGCAGCACCGGCAAAAGCGGCATGGGCCATTGTAAATCCGATCGAAGAAATTTTCAGTTGTGTGATTATCACGCCGAGGACACTGCATGCAATCGATGCAAAAAGCATTGCTTCGACAGCATGACATACAATATTATTCGGAATTAAAAATTCAAGCATCAGGTAACCGCCGACATATTTCTTATTATGTTTTCAACTTTGGAACCATGGCAGGTTTCATTGAGTTTTAAGGAACCGTCATCCATTACAACGATTCTTAAATCCTTGTCCGGAAGTGCATCAAATGCATGCGACACCATTATTACAGTGCACCCTTTTGATGAAATGTCATTAAGAACATCTGATACAAACTCCCTTGTGCATAGATCAAGGTTGCTGAAAGGTTCATCAAGGAGAAGAATATCAGGTTTTTTTGCAAGGTTCTGGGCAATTAAAACTTTTTGCTGCTGCCCTCCGCTGAGTGTTCCTATGGGTTTATCTGCCATATCCTCAAGACCAAGCATTTTTATTGATTCTTCAACCGCTTTGTAATCTTCTTCACGGGGTTTATTAAAACAGCCCAAAAGTCCGTATCTTCCTATCATAACGACGTTTTTAACGGTAAAGGGTGTCAGTGGATCAAATGCAAAACTCTGAATGACATATCCGGTTTTTTTCCTGATTTCAATTCCCTTAGTGCTGACATCCATACCAAAAATTTTTACCGACCCGTGAGTTATATGCAGCATTCCGTTTATTGTTTCAAGAAGGGTTGTCTTTCCTGCACCATTGGGCCCTCCAACAATTACAAAATCACCCCTGTTGATCTCAAGTGACAGATCTCTTATAACAGGATATTCGGCCCCCATGTATGCGGTATATACTCCTGAAAGTTCAATCTGGGTATTGGAATGTTCGTACATTTTTATTCCGTTTTTTCAATTTCAAATAATATTGAGGGATCAGTACCGTAAATCTCTTCAGCATATTTTTCAATTTTTAACTCGTAATCTTCATCTTTTTCTGGAAGTTTGGGAAGAGTCCTAGGTTTTATTTTAAGAACAGCAGAATCTGTTTTAAATTCACAACTAATTGATGAGCTTTCAATAATCTCAATATTTCCCTTTCCAAGTGTGCATCCTGAACCAAGCTGGATTCCGTCAATAATACAGCTTTCCGGTGTTTTCTTTGGGCAGGAGACTATTGCTTTAAGGCTGAAAGGATCATTGCAAAGTTTTTCACTGGCATATTTTCCCATCAGGTATCCAAGAACTATATTTGGCCCGAGGTGACCGTGAAATTTTGCCAGATCTTCAACTGAATATTCTTTTGAAAGTTCCATATATTTACATTTTGAGTGCCATTTCATACATTTATGTTGAAATTTATGATATTTATGCATGTTTTTATGTATTGGTAATATAAGGTGTAAACAAAAAAATAATTTATCGTCTTGTTTAATACACTTTATAGAAAATATGTTCTTTTAAGACATAATATTAATAAAATGATGTTTAATTTTTTAAAATCTCAATGGTATTATAAGTAATTTTCAAAAAAAAGTAATGGTGAAATGATTAAATTAATTAATCATTTTCAGTATTTATAAAGATAAACCCAGAGATCATTTTCATTATCAAAATCACTCTGTTTAAACCCGTTTTTTTCAAGGACTCTTATTGAAGGGGTATTTTCGCTGCCGGTTTTTGCAATGATCCTTTTTTTAAAATCATGCCCGCAAAACCACTCTGTCATCGCCTTTACCGCTTCTGTTGCATAACCTCGATTCTGAAACTGTTCGAGGACTGAATATCCCAGTTCATATTCTCCGTTTTCCAAATCAATAAATCCTCCACTGCCTGATAAGATCCTTTTCCCGGACATTTCCTCAGAAATCCAGTAATATGTATATAGTTTGTTTTCTCTGGCAAGATTCAGAAATAATGAAATAACATCTTCAGACATAGCTTCAGGAGGCCAGTTATCAGGTATTGTTACTTCTTTTATGCATTCGGGAAAAACGTCATGGTTTTGCTCAAATAAAAACAAATCAGGAGTTGCGGGAATTAATGTCAGTCTTTGTGTCCTGATAATTTTAAAATCCATGAATTATCCCGGGAATATTGCTCTTTTATGGTTGAAAAAAATAAGGGTTTTTCAGCGACCGCCTGCACCGCCGCCTCCGAATCCTCCGCCTGCACCAAATCCGCCGCCGGCTCCGCCCTGTGAAGGCGGTGTGAATGTGCTGATTGTATGAAAGCCCATATACCACATGTAATGGGGAACATAATAGCCGGAATCTTTCAAATCAACATGAAGTTCTTCCATTGCCTTTCGGACATTGTCTCCGACACCAAGTGCCGTTCCGTATACAAGCCACTCGCCCCACATGTTGATATCCTCCGGAGCGTATTTTTTGATCTGGCTTAAGTCAGAGAGGAAATTCCTAAAAGAATTCCATTGCAGTTTTTCCATGTAATAATCATCTTTCCAGTGTCCGAAAAGTGTGGACGGAAAGACTGCCGCAACAGAAATCTGAATAATCATCAAAACAGCCAGTAAAACTGATACAAAGATAACTCCTCCTGCATCAGGTGCAAAGAAGAAAAGCCCGAGAGCTGCAATCAGGTAAAATATTGCCACAAAGAAGAATGGTATCAGGTAACCTTTTCCGTTGACCGCATAACTTCCGGAGAAGGACTCATTGGTCTTACTGGTCAGATCATTTAAGCGATCCCTCAGGGCAGTTGCAATCTTTTCATCAGCTCCGGAATGGGATGCACTTTTGGCAACTTCCTCAAAGTAACCGGTATCGAGAACATTGTCTTCACCGGAGTTTACAGCGATGAAATTCAAAACTTCCTGCTCATAGCTGTTGTCGCCATTTTGATCAATTAGTTTTATCAAAACTCCTTTTTCGTTTTCTTTCTCTTTAATTGAGATTCTTTTCTTCCTGTGAAGATCAAGAAGGGTTGCATAAAAACCGTTTTCATCGGATTCAAACGCGTCTCCTTTAAAGACCAGGTTAACTTCCCAGGGTGTTAGTTTCCTGTTTGGAATTGTGCTCAGGTATTCCGGAACTGTGAAACTCTTTTCACGTCCGACTAAAAGATACAATAAAACAAGGAAAAACGGAACAAGAATTACCATAATCTTTCCGACGGATGCAAGCGTTTCGGCGACTGAAATCCAGAAGGTATATCCGCTGTTTGCAGACAGGGTTTTTCCTGTAACATCGTCAACCTGTCTTTTTACACCATAAATGCTGTTGATAACTCCGGGATCCATTAAAAATTCCGCTTCAATTCTCTCATCCTCAGGAGAACTTCCGGTGATAACAGTTTTACCGGCTTCTTTTACTATTTCGTATCCGGGAGGATGCATGAATACTTCATTTATGCTGTCTGATACAAGCGTGATTTTTACGGATTTGTAAGGGATGTGGCTGCTTGCAAACATCAGGTTTAGATGCACAGCTTCGTTATCATATTCTACCGGAGGGGATATTTTGTATTCGTATTCAACAGTATATATCCCCGGTTTGAAGTATCCGGTGTTTATTATGCCGGCTTCGTTATCGTATGCCTTGTCAGCAACGTATGATTTTATTCCTGAGTTCTGATTTCCAAAAAGGAATACCCTGCCATCATTTGTTTTTATGTAACCTGTAAGACCCTCAGAAATCTTAATGTCTGTCAGGGCGACATGGGGCTTTTCAGGAAGGTTATCTTGATCGGCTGAAAATAATGGTGCTGCCCATACGCGGTAAAGCATTCTGAATTCTTCAGATGACTTTACATTGTAGACATATTTTTCAGAAAGCGTGCCGTCCTCATGCCAGACAACCTCATATGAATCAACAACGAGATCGCCGTCAAATCCAACGGCATCTTTTGGAATCACTCCCAAAGTAAAGACTGCGGCTGCTCCAATAAGCAGGGTAATTATGAAAACCAGTGCAATCTGTTTTTTTTCATCCATATTTTATCCTTTCAGAATGATATCTTTGGAGCTTTTTCGAGGTTTTCGTCTTCAAATTCCAGGTATTCAAGTTTCTGCATATGAATCATGTTTCCGACAATGTTGGACGGAATTGTTTCAAGCATGGTGTTGAACTGCTGGGAGATGTTGTTGTATGTATAACGCTGACGTGCAATCTCATCTTCAATGTCTTTTATGGAATTCATAAGATCCTGCACCGTGTTTGAGGTTTTAAGGTCAGGATAGTTTTCCATAACGGCAAACAGCCTTCCAAGAACCGATCGTGATTCAGCCTCAATCTGGTTTAAGTCACCGGCACCGGCACTTCCAACAGAGCTGCGCATCTTTGTAACAGATTCAAGAGTGCTCTTTTCAAATTCAGCATAGCTCTTTACAGATCCAAGAAGCTGCTCTATCATGTCAAGACGCTTTTTCATTGCGACTTTAATCTGACCCAGAGTTGCCTCTGATGAGTTTTTAAGCCTGAAATAAGTGTTGTAAATACCTATGAACCAGATTATAAGTCCTATAACTACCAGAACAAGTATTCCGGCGATAATTAATTCGATCATGATTACTCTCTTAATTTTTATTTAATATTGATTTATTGATTAATACGAGGTTTGTATTAAAGGAGTCGGATGATTTTTTTACCGGGATTGAATTTGTTTGTAGAACAGATATAAAATGAAATATTTTGATTTTTTTTTTTGAATTTTTAAAATTTATTCCTGCTTTTTTACGACAGATGTAGTAATGTGCCGCAGAAACCCGGCGGGAAGATAATGTTTGCATGTTGTTTGCATGTAATCCCCAAAAATGAGGAGGTACAATGAGTTGAAGAAGAGCGTAAGAATACAGAGAATTATTAAGTAAAGTTTAAATAAGCCTCTATTGTGGTTCAAACGCCGGTAAAAGTGACCTTCACAAAAGCCCTGTATTCCACGATCTCACCTTTAGCCGATGTAAACATCGTCTGAAAACCAGATGTCAACACAATCTGTTTAAATATCTCAATTTTGGGCGTTATTTTAGTTTTTAGTGGCTTAATATTGTTTTTTTATAGTGTTGATAACTGTCTTTGGAAATACTGAAAAATATGCCTTATATGCCGTTATTTCAGCTAAATACCTGATGAATTATCTCATGTTTACTACTATTTGTTGATATGACATGGATTTTTTAAATTTTGATATATTTTCATTCCATCATTTCCCGAATTTTAAATTAATTAGGGGTAAAGTTCCGGACAATCCTTTTAAAGTCCTCTGATGTTTGCACATTTGCACCATGTTTGCACCCGTTTTGCACTTCCAAAGTGCAACTTAAAAAGCCGGCAATCTGCGGGATTTCTCCTGATCTAATAGAAAATGATGAAACGCTTCTTACTATTACTAATAGTTTGCACTGTTTTTCGGGGACACAGAAACAATCTGGTATAGCCTCATCTCCGGCTGTCTGTGTGTGTTCTTCCGGTGAAAGTGCAACCCTGATATAAAAAAAGGATTTAGGGCAGAAAAAGAGTTTTGAAAAAAGGATTCAGGTCGTTTTGGTTTCACTGGTAAAGTGCACGAGGGTGCAAACCAGTGCAAAAGTGCAAATGACATCTGCTTTTTGGGTGAGAACGTGAAAGAGGGTTTCACTCGTCCGCTGCCGGGAGTTATGAGTGCAGCGGATTTGTATTAAAGTTTTAAACCCTTATTAAATTTATGTGCTAAAATCTAAAAGTATTTTAAAAATTCATTTAAGAATACTTATTATATTACATTTGAAATAATTTAATTAAATTGATCTAATTAAAAGGTGCATGATTTGAAAATTTCTCGTTTTAACATTAAAAATTTTAGAAAATTAAAAAATTGTAGCATTGAATTAAGCAATGACCAAACAATTTTTGTTGGAGCAAACAACAGTGGAAAGACTTCTGCTATGGATGCATTGTTAGTTTTTCTTAAAAAAGATCGAAGGAAAAAAATTACCACTAATGATTTTACACTATCAAATTGGATTAAAATAAATAATATTGGTAAGGATTGGATTAACTGTTCTGATCCAAGGGATTTGGATCTCAGTGACAATCACTGGTTGGAGTTACTTCCAACTGTTGATGTTTGGTTGGATGTTGATGAATCTGAAATTCACTATGTAAGTAACTTAATACCCAGACTAACTTGGGAAGGTAGATTATTATGTATTCGTCTAAGATTTGAACCAAAGGATATTGAAAAACTCTATAAAGAATTTAAAGACTCCTTTGAAAATGCGAAAAATACTGTAACTAAAGCAAAGGAAGAGGGTATAATAAATGAAGAATTTTATTTGTGGCCAGATTCCCTAAAGGATTTTCTCGACAAAGAATTGCATAACCATTTTGAAATAAAGTTTTACTCACTTGATCCAATTAAATTAGCAGATGAAGATAGCAGAGATGAATTATGTTCGCCCATTGAAATAGAACCATTTGAGAAATTAATTAAAATTAATATCGTTGATGCTCAAAGAGGATTATTTGATGCTAATTCAAGTGGAAGTGGTGAAAGAAGTCTTTCAAAGCATATATCAACATACTATGATAAACATCTAAATCCCTCCATATCTCCAAGTTATGAAGATATTGAGGCTTTATCATCAATTAAGGATGCAAATAATAAGTTTGAAATTAATATAAACTCCAGCCTTAAGCCTGCTATCATGGAACTTGAAAAATTAGGTTATCCTGGCTTAAGCGATCCTAAAATATCCGTTAAAAGTGATCTAAATCCAATAGAGAATTTAGAACATGAATCTGCCGTTCAATTTTACTTTGGAAATGATTCTTTTTTTTGTTTACCTGAAAAATACAATGGACTTGGATACCAGAATCTTTTGTTAATCGTATTAAAATTAATTTGTTTCAGAGACAGATGGATGCGCAAGGGGAAATATGGATTAGGAGATTGCAGCGATGACAACGTAATCCAACCTCTACATCTTGTTCTTATAGAGGAACCTGAAGCACATCTCCATGCGCAAGTTCAACAAGTTTTCATTAAAAAGGCATATGAGGTACTACGTAATCATGATCTGTTGGGTAATTCAAAAAAATTTTCCACTCAAATGATTGTTAGTACTCATTCAAGTCACATTGCTCACGAAGCTGATTTTGCCAATTTAAGGTATTTCCGGAAAAAACCAGCCTCAGATGAAAGAGAAATTCCATATGCAGAGGTTAAAAATTTATCTGAAGTATTTGGAAAAGGAAATAAAACCTCTAAATTTGTTACTCGCTACCTTCAATCAACTCATTGTGAGCTTTTTTTTGCTGATGCTTTAATTATTGTAGAAGGTGCAGCAGAGAGGATTCTTTTACCTCAATTTATTCGCCAAAGCTATCCTAAATTGGATTCGAGATATATTACTATATTAGAAATTGGAGGAGCTCATGCACACCGTTTTAAGCCCTTAATAGAGATTCTGGGAATTCATACTCTGATAATTACTGATATAGATTCACAAAATGAATATATAGATGATAAAGGAGATGAGAAAACAGGAAAAGTTAGACCTGAGCGTAATAAAAATTGCACTACTAATAATGATACCCTAAAAAAATGGATACCTCAGATTGAGGGATTAGATAAATTAATTGATTTAGGCGAAGAAGAAAAGAAATCAAAAAATAACTTAGTTAGAGTTGCCTTTCAATGTCCAATCGAAATTTCTTCTTTTGATAATAAGGAAGCTATACCTTATACATTCGAGGATGCTTTAGTTCTTACAAATGCTGAATTATTTAAAGGTAATAAAGCAACGGGTTTATTAAAAAAATTGATTCTAGCTCTTTCGGAACAAGATCTTGATGAGGTCTGTGAGAAAATGTTTAGTAGTTTTAAGGATGGGGTGAAAGCCAAAATGGCTTTGGATGTATTATATGACTTTGATATTGATTACCTTAATATTCCAACTTATATTGGCAATGGTTTGAAATGGCTTGAATATGAATTATATCAAAACGATTGTGACTATTTGGATACTGAAAAAATATCGACTGAGGATAAAGAATGAATTCCTCAACAGAATTATCAGCAAGTGCTGATGATGAAATATATAAGTGCCTTGATTTAAAATCTCCAAAGAGTTTTTTTCTTTTTGCAGGTGCAGGTTCAGGAAAGACTCGAACTTTAGTAACTATTCTGAATAAATTTCGAACGGAAAAAGGCAAGGAGCTTTGTCTAAATGGTCAAAAAATAGCAGTAATAACATATACAAATGCTGCTAGTGATGAGATTAAAAGACGCCTTGAATTTGATTCTACTTTTATTGTTTCAACAATACATAGTTTTTCGTGGGAATTGATCCGACCATTTCAGCATGACATTAGAGAATGGATTAGAAAAAATACAAAGACTGAATTAAAAAAACTTGAAGAAGAACAAAGGAGAGGAAGAGCAGGAACAAAAGCATTTCGTGAACGTGAAGAACAAATAAAATTTAAAAGGAATCGGTTAAAGAATTTAGATAATATATCTAGATTTACTTATAACCCAAATGGGATCAATAATGGGAAAGAGGCTTTAAACCATGCCGAGGTCATTAAAATTACAGCTGATTTTCTATCTTTATTTCCATTAATGCAAAAAATTCTCATATCCAGTTATCCTATCCTCCTAATTGATGAAAGCCAAGATACAAAAAAGGAACTGATAGAGGCCTTTTTTAAAATCCAAGAGAATTTTCCAGATAAATTTTCCTTAGGTTTATTTGGCGATACAATGCAAAGAATTTACACCGACGGAAAAATTGATTTAGGTGATAATTTACCAAAGGATTGGGCAAAACCTGCTATAATAACAAATTATCGGTGTCCTAAAAGAGTAATTACTCTAATAAATAAAATTCGTTCTGATGTAGAGGAGCATGAACAGAAACCTGTGGATAATGCAGAGGATGGTGTTGTTCGTCTTTTTATTGTTGATTCAAATAATATCCCCGATAAAGATCTAATTGAAAAAAATATATCTTCTCTAATGGCTGAATATACATCTGATTCTCTATGGGAATCATTAAATTCAAATGTAAAAATTCTCACTTTAGAACATCATATGGCAGCCCGGAGAGGAGGTTTCTTTGAATTTTTTGAACCACTTTATAGCCAAGACAAGCTAAAAACTGGATTATTGGATGGTAATCTATCGGGGATATCTTTTCTTACTCAGCAAATTCTTCCTTTAGTTGAAGCAATGAGAGCGAATAATGAATTTGCTGTAGCAAAAATAATGAGAGAATATTCTGAACTCTTAGATGAAGAAAATCTTAAGGAATCTGAAACTCCAATTGAACAGATTAAAAAGACAGGTGAATCTGTAGATTCCCTTTTAAAATTATGGGATTCTGGCCAAGAGCCCTCTTTACTTGAAGTTCTTCAGCTTGTAGGTGAATTAAATATCTTCCCTATTCCTGAAAATTTAATTCCAGTTACCTACTACTCACCAGATGAAGATTTAGGAGATGATGAAGAAGAACCACAGGATAAAGACGAAATAATTGATGCCTGGAGAGCAGCCCTCAAATGCCCGTTTAATCAACTTGAGTTTTACACGGATTACATCTCAGATAAATCTGCATTTGGTACTCATCAAGGAGTAAAGGGTCTTGAATTTCCACGGGTTATGGTTGTTATTGACGATGAAGAAGCGAGAGGCTTCATGTTCAGTTATGAAAAATTATTTGGAGCAAAGGATCTTTCAGATACGGATATTAGAAATATAAATGAAGGAAAGGAGAGCGGAATTGATAGAACCAGACGGTTATTTTATGTAACATGCAGCCGTGCTGAAAAGAGTCTTGCAATAGTGGCATATACGAAGAATCCTGAAGCTGTAAAAAATCATGTCCTCTCTGAGGAATGGTTTAGTGAAGATGAAGTTATTGACATGAATCTATTTTTATCTGAATAAGATTTTTCAGGCAACATGCATAGCAACATCCTCAAACCAATTATCAAACCTTCCCTTCACTAATTCATCCTGATAATACAGAACAATATCTTCATCAGTAAAAATCAGATACGCAACCTCTCCAGACTGGTAATTACACTTTAATCTACAGTAGTACCTGTTATTCTGATAATCCGGAATGTAGTCAGCATCATAAATCTCCATAAGCTCTGAATTATCAACCATAGATAGTGATACATTCAGGCATTCTTCCGGAGAAGAACAATTAAACTGAGCGGCGCCAACAGTTTCAGCATTTTCATCTTCAAAGATGAAAGCCTCCCCGGAATAATCTACCTCTGAAGAATTAGCAGGCCGGAATAATGAATTACCGTTTATAATTCCGGTAATCGGAGCTAAAAAGTACATTAAATCAATAAACTGCACTCCAAAGGACAACCTGAATATTAACTGACGCCTGATTAAGGCACCTATGTTTGTTATTGATTATGTTGTCATCCATGAGCTCATCTGATTGTGGGAAATCATACACTGGAGTTCTGGAATATCATCCGGGCACAGACTCCGAAAATGGATAAGGCGAAGCGTTGGTTAATGGAGAACAAGCAGCTCTTAGAGGAGGAGATATGAATATCCATTTTATTAAATGTATACGGCAATGTATCACTTTCTGTTCTGAGGTTTCACCGATATTTGCTATTTTTGTATACCATAATAAATTCTTAAAAAACAATATCTTTTTCATCAAAAGGACAAAAGGAACAAGATAACAGATTCAGAATAAATACCTCATAAAATATCCGCATATCAGGATTAAAGACAATTTTATTAAATGATTTTGTCTGCAAACCAATAATGCGGATATGACAAAAACATTTTATATTGAAACAGAATTATTTTCACGATGCCTGTATAAATTGCAGGGAACTAAAAAATAGGAGTTCTTATGCAGGAAAAAAAAGTTGATAATAATATTCCCCTGAGAAAAAAAGAGGAATCCATGGTCAGAAAGGTGGCATGGTACTCACTCATTGTCAACACCCTGCTTGTAATTGTCAAACTC
Proteins encoded in this region:
- a CDS encoding UvrD-helicase domain-containing protein, whose amino-acid sequence is MNSSTELSASADDEIYKCLDLKSPKSFFLFAGAGSGKTRTLVTILNKFRTEKGKELCLNGQKIAVITYTNAASDEIKRRLEFDSTFIVSTIHSFSWELIRPFQHDIREWIRKNTKTELKKLEEEQRRGRAGTKAFREREEQIKFKRNRLKNLDNISRFTYNPNGINNGKEALNHAEVIKITADFLSLFPLMQKILISSYPILLIDESQDTKKELIEAFFKIQENFPDKFSLGLFGDTMQRIYTDGKIDLGDNLPKDWAKPAIITNYRCPKRVITLINKIRSDVEEHEQKPVDNAEDGVVRLFIVDSNNIPDKDLIEKNISSLMAEYTSDSLWESLNSNVKILTLEHHMAARRGGFFEFFEPLYSQDKLKTGLLDGNLSGISFLTQQILPLVEAMRANNEFAVAKIMREYSELLDEENLKESETPIEQIKKTGESVDSLLKLWDSGQEPSLLEVLQLVGELNIFPIPENLIPVTYYSPDEDLGDDEEEPQDKDEIIDAWRAALKCPFNQLEFYTDYISDKSAFGTHQGVKGLEFPRVMVVIDDEEARGFMFSYEKLFGAKDLSDTDIRNINEGKESGIDRTRRLFYVTCSRAEKSLAIVAYTKNPEAVKNHVLSEEWFSEDEVIDMNLFLSE